Below is a genomic region from Candidatus Hydrogenedentota bacterium.
GACTCCGAGCTAGCCCCGGACCAAAGAGTCAGCCAACGTCCTCGCCTGTCCGTGGCAATACTTGGGTATGTGTCCGTGCTCGCATAGCCATCACTTACGGTCATTTCTTCCATTGGAAACCAAGTGGCGCCATGATTGGCTGAGCGAAGGGAGAAAAGATCGTCATCGGAATCATCGCTAAAACCATGCGTTCCTTTTGAAGACCACACGAGTACGACATTTCCAGCTTCATCCGATGCCATCGAAGGGTACCCGTCGGAATCGTCGCCGATTGCGGTGTGCGAAAGCGCCTGAGGAAGCGACCATGAACTGGCACTGCTGACTTTTCTGGAAAATAGGATGTCCCAATCCGTTCCAATCGTCCCGCCGAGGCTGTTGTTGGAACTCCAAGCAAGGATCCAGTTCCCCGAACCCGAATAGACAACCGCGCTCGACAGCACGGGCCATTCTGTTGTTGTTACCGCCAATGACTGAATGATGGACCTAGTAGCCCACGATACACCGTTATTCGTGGACACCGAGGCGTGCATAGCATATTTTGCCGTAAGCTCCCCAACACGCTCTCCGAAATACCAACTGACGACCCATGTGCCCTGGCCGTCCGTTGTAATTTTGGCTTGTAACGCAAAGAAAGTGTCAGTAGCCACCTGACTGTTCACCCGAACGCGATCGGACCAACTCAAACCATCGTCAACAGTGCGTGTCGCAAAGATGTCCCCATTGTTCCACATCACGACCCACGCCCCGTTTCCGTACGCTATGGTCGGATAACGATCCCAATCTGACGTTCCATCCACTGCCATATCGTCCAGTAGAAGCGCAGGCGCGGACCAAGTGACTCCGTCGTCGCCAGACCTGGCATAGTAGATATCGCTGTCCCAGCCGTTCCCAAGGCTGCTATCGGCGACACTCCAGGCCATGATCCAGACACCATTCCCATTCGTGGCCGAACTCACTCCATCTGCCGTGGAGGCGCTGAGATGTAGCACGGGATCCTCAAATGTACTTTGCGCATTTCCGAACGGAGCTAGCGTCGCGACGACCCAGGCGAGCAAGGCAAATCGAAATTTCCGGTGACATCCACGCGCTATGAAAGTGGACGCAATCCGACATACAGGCAGCGGCAATACTCGACGCATTCTTGTTCCCCCTTCTACAAATGAGAACCTGCCAATCCTTGCCCCCCTGACGAAGGATTATTCTCAGTGTGCGATGCAACCATTGCATTATAGAACTATTTTCTGTGATTCACAAGGTTCTTACTATCGCCGAAATCTAAGCCTTACTGGAGAATTCAGCCACGTTTCACTTAGGAATCCTGTGTGTCCGACCTTGAATTCAACTATTACCCTTTCGCTCTGGTAGACTACTTCTCAGAATCTTCCGGGGGAGAAAGAGCACCATGACCCGTCGTACCTTTCTTGTGCGTTTCGTTCTCGTCTTATTGGTCCCCTTCGCATGTGTATTTGCCGCAGCTGGGCCACAGGAAGGCGCGTGGGGGCATGCGCTAGACATACGAGACGGCGCCATTGAGATAGCCGCAGACCCCGCGTTCTCTCGTCTCCCCCTAACTATAGAATGCCGCGTGAAGCTGCTGGCCAGCGATCAATACAATATCCTCGTCGCCAACGAAACGAAGGCATCGGCCACGCATTGGGAAATCTTCACGACGCCCGGAGATGGCATCTTGCACGCCTACCTGCCGGGCCGTTCCCCTGATCACGTGCACACAACTGCGCGCGTCGCAGACGGGAACTGGCACAGTGTTGGTCTTGTGCTTGAGGAAACCCAAGCCCGCTTGTACGTGGATGGAACCGAAGTTGGCCGTCTCGACGCTGCTGCCCCGGCCCAGCCGGGTGTTCCAGGGCCGCTGGTCTTCGGCGGACTGGCCGAAGGCGGTATGTCGTGCGCAGGACTTATTGATGACATCCGAATCTCTAACGTGTCTCGTGACATTGCGGGCTTGCCCTCCACTGAGCTGGCAACCGACGATTCCACGATCGGACTTTGGCATTTCGCCGCCGACGCTGTCACAAAGGACTCCTCACAGGGTGCGCATGACGGGAAACTGAAGCCAACGCAGGCCGCATACAAGAAGGGACTGGAAGTCCCCGGCGGCATGTCCACGGCCTTCCAAGCCTTGCCACCGGCCGAAGACACGGCTCCAGTGCGTGCCGCGTTGGACGGCGTCGTGAAACGCTTGAATCTAAAATCCATCGCCGCCGACCAAGTCTCCGACGCCGCGCTCCGCGAATGGAGTTGGGATTACCAGTGGAACGGTCAGAAGGAATACCCGGAGAGCCGTCCTGGCGGCCCCGACCCCGAAAAGTTGAAACGCGAAGTCTACGACGAGTCCGCACTCACGTTGGATTCCGACGGCGGCCCCCTCGGAACCGTGCTGCGCCGCACGGAGACTCTCGCTGCGGCATTGATTCGCGACGGCAAATCGGAAGCTGTTGAAGCGCTACTCGCCGATCTGAATGTTCTAAAGCAGCAGGCCTCCGGGGCGACGCGTGATTCGGATGACTACAAAGCCCTCTACTTCGCCGTATGCGCCATTCGCCGGCAACTCGTGCTGGGCAACTCGCTTCTGGATTTCGACTCCATCCTCTTCGTCGCGCGCGGCACATTCGAAGGATCGGTGCGCTCCAACCCATCCACAGCCGACGTACAGGGCGGCCATTTCGTCACGCAGTATTTTGGGTTCAATGCGCTGCCCGGCGGCGGCCTCTACATGGTCCGCAACTTCAAAGCCAAACCCGAAATCGTCAACATACTCGCGGACTCCGTCGTGCAGAACGGCCGTCTCGCGGGCCGCAAACTCGATTACGGCGCGTTTGCCACGCCCGATCTCTCGTACGACGGCAAGACCGTCGTGTTCGCGTGGACCGAGAACAGCGAGCACAAGTGGATCTACTCGAAGAAGACTTGCTTCCATCTCTTCAAGGTCAATATCGACGGTTCCAACCTCGTGCAACTCACCGACGGCGACGTGAACGACTTCGACGCGTGCTGGCTGCCCGATGGGCGCATTGCGTTTGTCTCCGAACGTCGCGGTGGATTTATCCGTTGCTTTGCGGATCCGCTCAACGTACGCAGTTACACGCTCTTCTCCATGCGCGACGACGGCAGCGACATCCGCCCGCTGAGCTACTTCGAGACCAGCGAGTGGAATCCTTCCGTCAACAACTCCGGACAGTTGGTCTTCACGCGCTGGGACTATGTGGACCGCGAGAACTGCCTCGGAACGCGTTTCTGGATCAGCAATCCCGATGGCACAAATCCACGCGCTCCCCACGGCAACTACCCCTTGCCCTACCACACGTTCCCGGACCACGAACCGTATCGTGTCGAAAACGGACGCGAATGGGACAGCCGCTTTGGCGCGCCGCTCGTCGAAATGGGGATTCGCTCAATACCCAATTCGCCGCTTTATGTCTTCACTGCCGCGCCGCATCACGGCGAGGTGTACGGGTCGTTGTGCATCCTCGATCTGCGCCACGAAGACGACCACCACATGAGCCAGGTCAGGCGCGTCACTCCCGACGAGCCTTTCCCCGAAACCGAGATGCCCAACCGCCGCCACTATAAATACGGCACGCCGTGGCCATTGAGCGAAGACTTTTTCCTCTGCAACGTATGGGAGAATCTTGCGCTCGTCGACCGCTACGGCAACAAAGAAGTGCTTTGCGATTTGCGTTCCATGCCTTGCGCGCAAGACGAGCGCCTCCGCCTCTGCGAACCGATTCCTGTTCGACCGCGCCCCGTCCCCGCAGTCATCCCGTCCAAGGTGCGGCAACAGCCCGGCGACGCCGCGCCCAACGCCACCGTCGCTGTCATGAATGTGTACGACTCCGATCTACCACTTCCCGAAGGCGCCAAAATAAAGTGGCTTCGCATCGTGCAGAACATCCCAAAATCCAATTCGAATATTGGCGAGCCCATGATCGGATATGAGCGCGAAAACACGCCGCGCATCCCCTTGGGCATCGTCCCGGTGGAAGACGACGGCAGTGCCTACTTCGAAGCGCCCGTCGCCAAGCAGCTCATCTTTCAAATACTCGACGAGAACTTTATGGCCGTACAGTCTATGCGGTCGTCGGCATTCGTCCATCCCGGCGAGCAGCTTTCCTGCCTGGGATGCCACGAGAACACGCAGCAGGCCGCTCGCCGCGACACGCAGCCACTCGCCATGCGCCGCGCACCTTCGAAACTGGAGCCGGAGTGCGGCCCCGTCGAACCCGTCAGCTACTACCGGCAGATCAAGCCCATCTTCGAGCAAAAGTGCCTGCCGTGTCACAAGGAGAAAGCCAAGGGTCCCCAAGACATGAGCTATGAGGCTCTGAAAGAGGACTATACGTTCTGGTTTTCCGGCGCGATGTTCACGGACATGACTACCGCATACAGCGGCGTTCACGGAGGTTCGCGCACCATTCCCGGACGCTTCGGCGCGCGCGCCTCGAAGATCGGGCAAGCGTTGTTGTCCGATGCGCATCGCGATGCCGTCTCTCCCGAAGAGCGTCATCAAATCATTCAATGGCTCGACTGCAATTCGCTGCGCCTCGGCTCCTACATTCGCGAATCGGCGCAACTCAACGGCGAACTCGTGTGGCCGACGCTCGATGTCGATCCCGCTAATCCCACGGGGATCGACGGTTCCGAGCCCGCCATGCGCGGCAACTTCTGGCACGACAACCTGACAGGCCCCTTCCCCATCCTTTTCTCCGAACACGTTCACGACCGGATCGCGATCAGAGACAAGTCCGGCAAGATCGTCTGGGAGTACGGCCTGCCGCATCCGCAAGACGTGTGGATGCTCCCGAATGGCAATATCCTCACTACCTACTACCAGGGTGTGCGCGAAATCACGCGCGACAAACAAATCGTCTGGGAGTACACAACCGAGAAGCCCAATGAGATACCCAACTGCCAACCCCTGCCCGACGGCAACGTCATGATCGGCATCGTTGGCGAATGCAGACTCATCGAAGTTAACCGTGCGGGTGAAATCGTCCGTGAGGTGAAACTGTCTACGACCGAGAAGACGCCGCACGCCCAATTCCGCATGTGCCGTAAGACGCCCGAAGGCACCTATCTCGTACCCTTCACCGCCGAAGGCGCAGTGCGCGAATACGACGCCGCAGGAAATGTCATCCGCGAGTTCCCGCGCCGCCCCACGCCGGTGTGCGCGCTCCGCCTCGAAAACGGCAACACCCTCATCAGCGCCGACGGGGCCGTCACCGAATACGATCGCAACGACAACATCGTTTGGTCGCTGACGCAGAAGGATATCCCGGACGTGGAAATCGGCGTGTTCGCAGGCATTCACCGCTTGAAGAACGGCCACACGCTCGTCTGCAACTGGAACACGAAAGACACGGAAAATCGTTCGGGCGCGCACCTCTTCGAAGTCACCGAAGATAAACACCTTGTCTGGCAAGTCACTGGAACCGACATCGGCCAAGTGGCGCAATGCCAAATCCTTGAAGATGACTTAGCTCGGCCTACTCAAGACATCGAGTAATCGAGCGTCCTCGGCCACGTGATTAGAGTCGCGTGTCCCCCTATCCGTGCTGGCTCAACAGGCCTCATGGGACCCATGGGACCCATAGGTCCTATGTCCCATGTCCCATGTCCCTCTCACCACCCACCTACTCACGCTACTGCTCTGTCTTGTACACCGCCAGCTTCCGTATCTGCGGTTCAGCCGCGGCGTTGGTCACGCGCAGCCTTACCTTCGTCACCGTGCTGCTTTCGATGCGGTCAATCTTCTTGTGCCCAATCGCCGTGCCATTGCACAGTTCTTTCCACGCGCCATCAATGAAACCTTCGATCACGTATTCGCGCACGCGCTCGCCCTGCGTAATGTCTTCCATCGTGATGATATGGTCTATCTTCGTGGGCTTGTCCAGCGCCAATTCCACGACGCTCCCTTGGCCGCCCGTCTCCGCGAGGCTCTTCCCGAACCGGCGATTGATCTCTGCCCCAAACTCGGCCAGCCGCTTCACATCCGCTTCCGGGAAACGCCCCGTCGTATCGGGCGTCATGTTCAGCAGCAATACCGCGCCGTGCCCCACCGACAGGTAATACATTTCCAGCAGATCGTCGACGCTCTTCAGCGTGTCCCCATTTTTCGAGCTGTAGAACCAGTCCCTGCGGATACGCGCATCGCACTCATTCGGCAGCCACGCATTCCCGTTGGGGTCGCCGTCTTTGGCCGTCGCGCCCCGCGCGCGCGCCGCCTCGCTCACCGCGTTCCACGCGGGATACGGCGCAAACCCATCTTCGTTACCGACCCAGCGGATGGTCGCGTATTTGCTCTGAAAGTACATCGCCTTCGGCGCGTACTGCTTGAGAAGATCGCCCACCTCGATGCCCGTACTTCCGTCAAACCAAATCTCTGCCAACTCGCCGTACTTCGTCATGATTTCGGTAAGCTGCTGACGGTAAATCGCGTCGTACTTTTTCTGTTCTTCGGGCGTCTTGCACACGCCGCCGGTGTCTGCGCCAAGAGTATCGTCGCGCGGACTCAGATACACGCCCAGTTTCATGCCGCGTTTCGCGCACGATTCCGAGAGGTCTTTCAGCACGTCGCCCTTGCCATCTCGCCAAGGCGTGTTCTTGATCCCATACGAAGTGGTGTCGGTCTGCCACATGCAGAACCCGCCGACGTGTTTCGCAACAAACACGATGTACTTCGCCCCGAACGACTCCGCCGCGGCTACCCACTCGTCCGTGTTCAATTGCGCCGGATTGATCTCGCTGAGCGGCGTTGTCCGCTTGTCATACTCTTCGTCCTGCCACGTATTTGGCGCGAAGTGAATGAACATCCCCAACTCATAATCCTGCCACGCCGCCTGTTCTTTCGTCGGCAAGGCCAATGGTTTTGCGGGCTGTTGCGCAATCGCCGCGAATCCGCCAAACGCTATTACCGCCACAATCGCCGTTCGAAGCATCCCGTCCCCCTCTTTCTGTGCGTTGAAGTCACACAGTCAATTCTCCGGGATCTTCGACCCCTTCGGCAACAAGCGTTCCGACAACTCCGCAATCTGCATCTCCACTTTGAGCAGGGACTCACGCAGACGCAGTTCCGCTTGCTGGATATTGTATTGGAGCATGCCCACGACGCCGAATGTCACGAAGAACACAAGCCCCACCAGGATCATCTGCGTGCCCTTGGCGGTATCCGGCATCTGCTGACCCTGCACGAGGAAGATCGTCATCATCGCAATGAGAAACATCCACACGATACCCGTGATCTTGCCGGTGTCTTTCTTCATATTGAAGCGGCCCCGCCTGAGTACCTGAGTCGTTACCACCGCAAATGCAAGTCCGAAGACTGAGCCAAGGGCAAATCCAAGTGTACTCAAGTGGGGCAGGCGGCCCCACGACAAGACAGCAGCAACGGCAAAACCCACAAAGAAGCAAATGCACATGCCCGTGGCGAATCCGTAAAGCACCTTTTCCAATGGTTTGAGGCTTCGTTCCGTCATGGTTTCCAACTCCTTTCTGTAGCGGAGTTCCCACTCTGACGACGTTGTTTCCTGCGCCAGCAATTGCTCCGCGAACGATTGTCTGTTCATGACGTCGTCTCCGAATCCAGCCGCTCCCGCAACGCGCGCTTTGCGTAGTACAGCCGGGATTTCACCGTGCCAACGGGGATATTTAGGATCTCCGCAACCTCGGCATGAGAAAACTCTTCCAGAAAGAACAGCGTGAGTATCTCGCGATGACCCGATGGAAGTTGCTCGAGCCCCGCATGAATCCGTGCCGCCTCGTCCCTATCAAAAGTCACATCCTCGCCCGAAAGCGGCTCGTCCAGCACTCCCTCAAGCGCCTCGCAACGGGAGGTCCGCCGCAGATGGCTCACCGAGCAGTTGTGCGCAATCCGATAAACCCAACTGCGAAATGCCGTTACGTCGCGTAACCCGGCCCCCTGCCGCCACACTGCGGTCCAAACCTCCTGAAGCACATCCCACGCATCCTCCTCGGCAACGACGATGCGCCGGATGTAGTAAAACAAACGCCGTTCCCACAGGCGGACCAGCCTCTCGAACGCATGCCCCTCCCCCTGCCGCCAGCGCAAGAGGCAAAGTTCGCTCTCTATTTCCAGCTTCGTTCGCACGTCGATTCTTCTGCCTTTCGCCGTAGAGACGCGCAACTGCCTGTCAAGGTTCAATATCTCCAGTGGAGCGACTCATATCGATAGCATCTTGTTTTTGGGGGCGGAAAACTGGGACAGACACGTCTCCGCTTCGCTGCGCTTGTGTCAGTCCCTGTTTTCCGCCGCTATTGACTCTTTCCTTAGGTCGACCAATATGTTGCCTTAGTTGCGATTCACTACACTGGCTCGTCCCGTCCGAGAATTGAGCCCCACCGTGTCTCTCTGCCACAATACGGCCATGAAATACTTACGAGCAATCGAAATACTCCTCGGCGCGGTGTTCATTTTCAGCGCTGTCACCAAAGCCCTCGACCTGCACGCCTTTGCCGTTCAAGTCAGTTATTACGGGGTCGTGCGCGAACCCACTCTGGTTCCCCTCGTGGCAAACACGATGGTGTGCGTCGAAATGGCGTTCGGCACCGCGCTGCTCATGGGCCTGCGATTACGTGGCTTAGTCCTACTGGCGACCGGCGGCCTCCTAGTTGGCTTTACCGCACTCATCGCCTACGCGTGGGCCTTCAAAGGTCTCAAGGATTGCGGTTGCTTTGGCGCTTACATAAAAATGGGACCCGGAGTCTCGATCGGAAAGAACGTCGTCCTGTTGGCTATGGTTGTCGCAGGCCTAATTCCGTTGCTTAAGAAACGCGAAACCTCCGAAGGCCCGACACGCCTCGGACCTACGCGCGTCGGCTATGCCTTGGGGGTTCTTGGTGTCGTTGTCGTCGCCGTGTCTGCCGCATTCGGCAAGCCCGCCCCGGAGTCGCCTCCCACCAAGCCCACCTCCGCGGACAAACCCTTTGCTGCATACGTAATCGAAGACGAGGGAATGACCTACGACCTCGGCAAAGACGAATACCTGGTTGCGATGCTGAGCGCTACCTGCGAACACTGCCAAGCTGCAGTTGCCGTGCTGAATGAGCTTGCGGAACAGCCGGATGCTCTGCCAATCGTGTCTTTGATGCTCGGAACGGAAGAAGAAATGGAAGAGTTTCGCACACTGACAGATCCCCATTTCCCGTTGAAGGCCATTGAGGCCCTTCAATTCATGAGTCTCATCGGCACGGAACCGCCGCGCTTCTATGTCATTCGCGACGGCGCGTCCCTCGCTCAGACGGACATACTGGACCCGACCCTCGAAGATCTGCAGAAGTTCCTGGCAACGTCTTCAAAGTAGACGCCAGCACTTATACGCGAATAAAGATCTTCCTATCATAGAGGAACTTCGTCAGCCAAAGGCTCAGCGCCACCGACACAACCGTAATCAACATCGGCCCGAAGCGTCCGGCCGCATCGGCAATGGGGCCGCCCACCAATCGTTCCGCGATGCTCTCGAATGAAACCAGGTTCACGGCCATGTAGACGGCCAAGGCGTTGCTTCCAAGCCACAGAAACGGCGTAAAGAGCGTCGTCCGCACCTTCCAGATATCCAGTAGCTGCTGAAAGAACGCAAGCAAGAGCAGGCTGCACCCTCCCGCGACAAACACATAGGAAGGCGACCACACTCGCTTGATGATGGGGAACTGAAAGGACCACAAATAACCCAGCACAATCATCACCACGCCGGCGCCTAAGAGATACCAGACCTTCTTCTGTTCCGGAACCGTCTTGTTCTTCAGGAACAGTCCAACGAGCAGGCCAATAATGCACGAGCCAACTGCGGGAATCGTGCTCAGGAAACCTTCCGGATCGGAATCGTGGTACGGATTGAAGGTCATGTTGATGTAGTCATTCCAATTCTCCCTGCGCAGGAACGATACCGTATCGCGGCCAGGAATCGGC
It encodes:
- a CDS encoding alpha-L-fucosidase, whose amino-acid sequence is MLRTAIVAVIAFGGFAAIAQQPAKPLALPTKEQAAWQDYELGMFIHFAPNTWQDEEYDKRTTPLSEINPAQLNTDEWVAAAESFGAKYIVFVAKHVGGFCMWQTDTTSYGIKNTPWRDGKGDVLKDLSESCAKRGMKLGVYLSPRDDTLGADTGGVCKTPEEQKKYDAIYRQQLTEIMTKYGELAEIWFDGSTGIEVGDLLKQYAPKAMYFQSKYATIRWVGNEDGFAPYPAWNAVSEAARARGATAKDGDPNGNAWLPNECDARIRRDWFYSSKNGDTLKSVDDLLEMYYLSVGHGAVLLLNMTPDTTGRFPEADVKRLAEFGAEINRRFGKSLAETGGQGSVVELALDKPTKIDHIITMEDITQGERVREYVIEGFIDGAWKELCNGTAIGHKKIDRIESSTVTKVRLRVTNAAAEPQIRKLAVYKTEQ
- a CDS encoding sigma-70 family RNA polymerase sigma factor is translated as MRTKLEIESELCLLRWRQGEGHAFERLVRLWERRLFYYIRRIVVAEEDAWDVLQEVWTAVWRQGAGLRDVTAFRSWVYRIAHNCSVSHLRRTSRCEALEGVLDEPLSGEDVTFDRDEAARIHAGLEQLPSGHREILTLFFLEEFSHAEVAEILNIPVGTVKSRLYYAKRALRERLDSETTS